One Helianthus annuus cultivar XRQ/B chromosome 7, HanXRQr2.0-SUNRISE, whole genome shotgun sequence genomic region harbors:
- the LOC110867940 gene encoding vicilin-like seed storage protein At2g18540 gives MRLHSFSLCLAYFVASIFIYFPHATIAVRGGGHGPVPVSDGPIVKKDKRWPLVSSGFGEISAVKIRDGNGSYYLQFITLNPRALFLPVYLHSDMLFYVNSGNGSLSWMNVEKDKLQQMVLHRGDVFRLSSETVFYIQNNVVQSYGYQPKKLEIYAIFPGSEVDLQTEEQLAGVYTAVNDLVLGFDDIVLQSTFRAPEELIEELRAGRERQPLIVDGQPQACTSTWDIGSWGIRATLGTMSNDIFNVENSMKAYNIFKEDHDVETYFGWSVTVTSKESDALKHTKFGVFMVNLTKGSMMGPHWNPNTAEVAIVLQGEGMIQVVCPGIASETECKNSRLKVEEGDVFVVPRYHPMAQISFNNNTFVFMGFKLAEKDERPQFLRGKYSLLQKLDRNVLQKSFNVKKTTIEWILSNKKEKIISECISCAEEEAAREEGGGDGALPPEEGGGGGVMPPEEGGGSGGGMPPKESGRGWLEEEGGGGGWLNGWW, from the exons ATGAGGCTTCATTCCTTTTCACTTTGTCTTGCATACTTTGTAGCATCTATCTTTATCTACTTTCCTCATGCGACAATAGCTGTACGCGGTGGTGGTCATGGTCCTGTGCCGGTGAGTGATGGACCTATAGTGAAGAAAGATAAGAGGTGGCCGTTAGTGTCGTCGGGGTTTGGTGAAATCTCGGCCGTTAAgattagggatggcaatgggagCTACTACCTTCAGTTTATTACACTGAATCCTCGTGCTCTTTTTCTTCCTGTTTATCTTCACTCGGACATGCTTTTCTATGTCAACTCAG GCAATGGAAGCTTGAGTTGGATGAACGTGGAGAAAGATAAGCTCCAACAAATGGTGTTACATAGGGGAGATGTTTTTAGACTGAGTTCCGAAACTGTTTTCTACATACAAAACAACGTCGTACAGTCTTATGGTTACCAACCCAAGAAACTTGAGATTTACGCCATTTTTCCTGGTTCAGAGGTCGACCTACAA ACTGAAGAACAACTCGCCGGAGTATACACCGCCGTAAATGATCTAGTACTAGGGTTTGACGATATTGTCCTCCAGTCAACCTTCAGa GCACCGGAGGAATTGATCGAAGAGCTAAGAGCCGGACGAGAAAGGCAACCATTGATCGTGGATGGACAACCGCAAGCGTGTACTTCGACCTGGGACATCGGTTCGTGGGGTATTAGAGCCACACTAGGAACCATGAGCAATGACATCTTCAACGTAGAAAACAGTATGAAGGCATACAATATTTTTAAAGAGGATCATGATGTCGAAACTTACTTTGGATGGAGTGTAACCGTGACAAGTAAAGAATCTGATGCGTTGAAACACACCAAGTTTGGTGTGTTTATGGTAAATCTAACCAAG GGGTCGATGATGGGACCGCATTGGAACCCAAACACGGCTGAAGTAGCAATTGTGTTGCAAGGGGAAGGGATGATTCAAGTGGTTTGTCCTGGCATTGCAAGCGAAACGGAGTGCAAGAACTCAAGGCTTAAAGTAGAAGAAGGTGATGTGTTTGTGGTGCCAAGATATCATCCAATGGCCCAAATATCGTTTAATAACAATACCTTTGTTTTCATGGGGTTCAAGTTGGCGGAAAAGGATGAAAGGCCTCAATTCCTAAGGGGAAAGTATTCACTTCTCCAAAAGTTGGATAGGAATGTGTTGCAGAAGTCGTTTAATGTCAAGAAGACGACGATAGAGTGGATTTTGTCGAATAAAAAAGAGAAGATTATCTCTGAATGCATTTCATGTGCGGAAGAAGAAGCCGCAAGGGAGGAAGGAGGTGGTGATGGAGCGCTACCGCCAGAGGAAGGTGGAGGAGGTGGAGTAATGCCGCCAGAGGAGGGGGGCGGATCAGGTGGTGGCATGCCGCCAAAGGAGAGCGGAAGAGGGTGGCTAGAGGAGGAAGGTGGTGGAGGAGGGTGGCTAAATGGGTGGTGGTGA